From the genome of Petrotoga sibirica DSM 13575:
TCAATTTCATCTAGTAGTCTTTGCACCTCTTCTTTTTTTCTTATGTCGTAGTTTGAATCGAATCCATGGCAGGTATCGTAGGTTATGCCTAATCTTTCTTTCCATTGGGATTTGTTTATTATTCTTCCTAATTGTTCCATGGTGTATCCTATGTTTGAACCTTTTTGTGCAACGTTTTCGAGCAAGATAGTTACTTTTGTATTCTGAATTTCTTTGAAGACGATATCTAACCCTTCTAATATTTTGTTTATGCCGAATTCTTCTCCTTCACCTAAATGGCTTCCTGGATGGAAGTTGTAGTGAAGTATTCCTAATTTGTCTGTTGCTTTTATTTCTTCTATCAGGGCTTTTATTGATTTTTCTCTGATTTCATCTTTTGGAGAGGCTAGGTTTATTAAATAGCTTGAATGAACTAAGACATCTTCAAAATTTATGTTGGATTCGTTCATTGCGTTTTTGAAGTCTTCTACATCGTTTTCTTTTGGTGGATTTACTTTCCAAATTCGTGGTGAACTTGTGAAGATTTGGAAGGTGTTGCCTCCGATGTTTGTTGTATCAGATGGGACTTTGCTGAAGCCTTTTGAGATTTTCATGTGTGCACCTATTTTTATCAATTTTTTCACTCCTAATAGTTGTGATTTGCGCCCTTCACCCGCAGCCCGCCCGTCTAAGGAAGGACCTTCGGTCCTTTATAACCAACAAAGGGAGAGGACTCCACCCTGCAACCCCTTTAAAATTTATATCTTTTTTTGAAAATTATTTAGTTACTAAAATATTTATTTTATCTATATTTGCGCCCTTCCCCCGCACCCCACCCATAAGG
Proteins encoded in this window:
- a CDS encoding deoxyribonuclease IV, with product MIKIGAHMKISKGFSKVPSDTTNIGGNTFQIFTSSPRIWKVNPPKENDVEDFKNAMNESNINFEDVLVHSSYLINLASPKDEIREKSIKALIEEIKATDKLGILHYNFHPGSHLGEGEEFGINKILEGLDIVFKEIQNTKVTILLENVAQKGSNIGYTMEQLGRIINKSQWKERLGITYDTCHGFDSNYDIRKKEEVQRLLDEIDKYIGLNKLKMIHLNDSKYDVGAAKDRHEFIGKGYIGREGFKTFFSFDEISKLPLILETPGDDPEHSQDIKVVKEIFKELGKL